A portion of the Borrelia parkeri genome contains these proteins:
- a CDS encoding plasmid maintenance protein → MDIISKETKKFKSQDKIKLILNNLIESNKDKTSPDIKEICVSQVKSLINRTLNKYDRLIKIYWVINAKNKNYKKSSGIEEYSASDIYNIVSKLLENDGHKKVCRRTFERDLKLLNETGLIKSKIRKFGKNKGSISHYVQNMELDHIHKEIILEYLKEELKEKLKDKRIVGDFDKDNKNTTFNYTKLERLNIPLKLRQHNNISQMSHVGESAVFNKANISYINNKNSKELLSGKTVFVKPKVRMRKFKRDDVEIRLVSKHKIDKSYLTRVKECSNNDATYINALINLERAIIEYRSEYNIEDILEHFLKQFSNRYKYKVWMMMKRRDGVISDYELIWEGRFRDWYPNKYKSNYKPKETYGGHIQVKHNASVVKEMKDKHLSLKEREKIEKKKEEKRRLEIKRREEYLSKLFEREAREREERLKRAREEDACLREQARASMFATLEKSRVGNMGVDTENNMSNLKPYERGCSLSSSVVLNRNFEGFKTTKGLSISSLGIMLSSLEENLKLGARGDMT, encoded by the coding sequence ATGGATATTATATCAAAAGAAACAAAAAAATTCAAATCACAAGACAAAATAAAATTAATACTAAATAATCTTATAGAATCAAATAAAGATAAAACATCCCCTGATATTAAAGAAATCTGTGTATCACAAGTTAAATCGCTAATAAATAGAACATTAAACAAATACGATAGACTGATTAAAATTTATTGGGTCATAAATGCAAAGAATAAAAACTACAAAAAATCGAGTGGAATTGAAGAATATTCAGCAAGTGATATCTACAATATTGTAAGTAAATTATTAGAAAATGACGGACATAAAAAAGTATGTAGACGAACATTTGAAAGAGACCTCAAACTTCTAAATGAAACCGGGTTAATAAAATCTAAAATTAGAAAGTTTGGAAAAAATAAGGGAAGCATTTCTCACTATGTACAAAATATGGAACTTGATCACATACACAAAGAAATAATTTTAGAATATCTTAAAGAAGAGCTTAAAGAAAAGTTAAAGGACAAAAGAATTGTTGGTGATTTCGATAAAGACAACAAAAATACAACATTTAATTACACAAAACTTGAAAGGTTAAACATACCTCTTAAGTTAAGACAACATAATAATATAAGCCAAATGTCGCATGTAGGGGAATCGGCTGTATTTAATAAAGCTAATATAAGCTATATAAATAATAAGAATTCTAAAGAATTGCTTTCAGGAAAAACTGTTTTCGTTAAACCAAAGGTAAGAATGCGCAAATTTAAAAGGGATGATGTAGAAATACGGCTTGTATCCAAACATAAAATCGATAAAAGCTACCTAACCCGAGTAAAAGAGTGTAGTAACAATGATGCAACTTACATAAATGCCCTGATTAATCTAGAGAGAGCAATCATTGAATACAGAAGTGAGTACAACATAGAAGATATTTTAGAGCATTTCCTAAAACAGTTTAGCAATAGGTACAAATATAAGGTATGGATGATGATGAAGCGAAGGGATGGCGTTATTAGTGATTATGAGCTTATATGGGAGGGGAGATTTAGGGATTGGTACCCAAATAAGTACAAGAGTAATTATAAGCCTAAAGAGACTTATGGAGGGCATATACAAGTTAAGCATAACGCATCAGTTGTTAAAGAGATGAAAGATAAACATTTAAGTCTTAAAGAGAGAGAGAAAATAGAGAAGAAAAAAGAAGAAAAACGAAGACTTGAGATAAAGAGAAGAGAAGAATATTTGAGCAAGTTGTTTGAACGTGAAGCTAGAGAGAGAGAAGAGCGTTTAAAAAGAGCTCGTGAAGAGGATGCTTGTCTTAGGGAACAAGCTAGGGCAAGTATGTTTGCTACTTTAGAGAAAAGCAGGGTAGGGAATATGGGCGTTGACACAGAGAACAACATGAGTAATTTAAAGCCTTATGAGAGAGGTTGCAGTCTATCAAGTTCGGTTGTGCTTAATAGAAATTTTGAAGGATTTAAGACTACTAAGGGTCTCTCTATATCTAGTTTAGGGATCATGCTTTCATCTTTAGAAGAGAACCTGAAATTAGGTGCAAGAGGAGATATGACATGA
- the bdr gene encoding Bdr family repetitive protein, translating to MGLPQPIVTQQMVIAELTKAGINIDIATDLSYRYYRNELTYKDIEYLETTFNLKLEKVEANLKSDIKDLDNNFDTKFNILDNKIDNKFNELDNKIDNVENNLNIKIDNVRTELKSDIKDLDNKIDNVENNLNIKIDNVRTELKSDIKDLDNKIDNVENNLNIKIDNVRTELKSDIKDLDNKIDNVENNLNIKIDNVRTELKSDIASMSYEISLVRKDMEINKMEFKSTSRLHNWMFGTIITISIGILLTLIFK from the coding sequence ATGGGACTTCCCCAACCAATAGTTACTCAACAAATGGTCATCGCTGAACTTACTAAAGCTGGTATAAATATAGATATTGCTACTGATTTATCTTATAGATACTATCGTAATGAACTCACTTATAAAGATATTGAGTATTTAGAGACTACTTTTAACCTTAAGCTTGAAAAGGTTGAAGCAAATTTAAAATCTGATATTAAAGACCTCGATAATAATTTTGATACCAAATTCAATATACTCGATAACAAAATAGATAACAAATTTAATGAACTCGATAACAAAATAGATAATGTTGAAAATAATCTTAACATCAAGATTGATAACGTTAGAACTGAATTAAAATCTGATATTAAAGACCTCGATAACAAAATTGACAACGTTGAGAATAATCTTAACATCAAGATTGATAACGTTAGAACTGAATTAAAATCTGATATTAAAGACCTCGATAACAAAATTGACAACGTTGAGAATAATCTTAACATCAAGATTGATAACGTTAGAACTGAATTAAAATCTGATATTAAAGACCTCGATAACAAAATTGACAACGTTGAGAATAATCTTAACATCAAGATTGATAACGTTAGAACTGAATTAAAATCTGATATTGCATCTATGAGCTATGAGATTTCTCTTGTTAGAAAAGATATGGAAATTAATAAGATGGAATTCAAAAGTACATCAAGATTACATAATTGGATGTTTGGGACTATTATTACCATCTCTATAGGTATTTTATTAACTCTTATCTTTAAGTAA